A single Botrytis cinerea B05.10 chromosome 1, complete sequence DNA region contains:
- the Bcsmm1 gene encoding Bcsmm1, with the protein MQRLASFVMTSIPKKVPIPRKGVDYRGKVVLAPMVRSGELPSRLLALHYGADLVWGPETVDRSMIGTTRKVNSLLNTIDFTRIPSQGHKEKNANLNESLIFRLHPELEGKKLIFQIGTSDPERAVQCARIVAADVAGIDVNAGCPKPFSTSGGMGAALLQTPDKLCAILEALVREIVPEFEIGISVKIRLLETAEKTEALVRKLCATGITGLTIHCRTTPMRPRERAIREQLKMIADICRESGVACLMNGDVENRDQALKLAEEFGTNGGMIAVAAEANSSCFRSEADGGLAPWEEVVHQYMKFCLDTENRFGNTKYLLNHLIPGKEPVYRAVQQSKNYQQLCEHLNHKALLEQAIDVDEKIGISDKQVEEHKLKQAQAKAEAKAAKKKRKNTEDDGGEQKKSRSLEDPADSSSLREVENAPLTELKSEMAVSA; encoded by the exons ATGCAACGTCTCGCATCTTTTGTCATGACATCAATTCCCAAGAAAGTTCCCATTCCTAGGAAGGGGGTAGACTATAGAGGCAAGGTTGTACT TGCTCCTATGGTGAGGTCCGGTGAACTCCCTTCACGATTACTTGCTCTCCACTATGGAGCAGATTTAGTCTGGG GCCCCGAAACGGTCGATCGATCCATGATTGGAACGACACGCAAGGTTAACAGCCTTCTTAATACCATCGATTTTACCCGAATTCCATCCCAAGGTCATAAGGAGAAGAATGCAAATTTAAACGAAAGTCTTATCTTTCGCCTACACCCAGAACTTGAAGGCAAAAAACTCATATTTCAAATCGGCACATCCGACCCTGAACGAGCAGTACAATGTGCACGCATAGTGGCCGCAGACGTGGCAGGTATAGATGTAAATGCAGGATGTCCTAAACCCTTTAGTACGAGTGGCGGTATGGGGGCAGCTCTCTTACAGACTCCGGATAAATTATGCGCCATTCTCGAAGCTTTGGTCAGGGAAATCGTGCCGGAATTCGAAATTGGAATCAGTGTGAAAATTCGATTGCTGGAAACTGCCGAAAAGACTGAGGCTCTTGTGCGGAAGCTTTGCGCTACTGGAATTACAGGACTCACTATTCATTGCCGAACTACACCAATGCGCCCAAGAGAAAGGGCTATTCGAGAGCAACTCAAAATGATTGCAGACATCTGTCGGGAAAGTGGCGTCGCTTGTTTGATGAATGGAGACGTGGAAAACAGAGATCAAGCATTGAAATTGGCCGAAGAATTTGGTACAAATGGCGGCATGATTGCTGTGGCTGCCGAAGCAAATTCGAGTTGTTTCAGAAGCGAAGCCGACGGTGGTTTAGCGCCCTGGGAGGAGGTGGTCCATCAATACATGAAATTTTGCCTGGACACGGAGAACAGATTCGGAAATAcgaaatatcttttgaacCACCTAATACCGGGGAAAGAACCAGTTTATCGAGCTGTTCAGCAGTCTAAGAATTACCAGCAACTATGCGAGCATTTAAATCATAAAGCTTTGCTTGAGCAGGCAATCGATGTGGACGAGAAAATTGGGATTTCTGATAAGCAGGTCGAGGAGCATAAATTAAAGCAAGCTCAAGCAAAGGCAGAGGCAAAAGcagcaaagaaaaagagaaagaatacTGAGGATGATGGGGGAGAGCAAAAGAAGAGTCGAAGTCTTGAGGATCCAGCCGATTCTTCGTCTTTGAGAGAAGTGGAAAATGCACCTCTCACTGAACTCAAGTCAGAGATGGCAGTTAGTGCTTGA
- the Bctvp23 gene encoding Bctvp23, whose product MEQNESVGSLSWRLSSHPITLLCFLGFRISSLLVYLFGMLFIKNFVMIFIITILLLAADFYYLKNIAGRRLVGLRWWNEVDPASGDSHWVFESSDPNTKIINPTDSRFFWLALYSQPLLWVGLAFVAIFRFEFIWLTLIVIALSLTVTNTLAFSRCDKFGQASNLAGSAMYSSGIAGNIASATIGRFFSR is encoded by the exons ATGGAACAGAACGAATCTGTCGGGTCGTTGAGTTGGCGTCTCAGCTCGCATCCTATCACTTTGTTGTGTTTCCTAGGATTTCGCATTT CGAGTCTTTTGGTATACCTCTTTGGAATGCTCTTCATCAAAAACTT TGTCATGATCTTTATAATAACCATCCTGCTCCTCGCTGCCGATTTTTACTACCTGAAGAATATCGCCGGTCGTCGCCTCGTCGGATTGCGTTGGTGGAATGAAGTAGATCCTGCATCTGGTGATTCTCATTGGGTCTTTGAGTCCTCGGATCCAAATACCAAAATCATAAACCCTACGGATAGCAGATTCTTCTGGCTTGCACTTTACTCGCAGCCGTTGTTATGGGTTGGATTAGCCTTTGTGGCTATTTTTAGGTTCGAGTTTATTTGGTTGACGTTGATCG TGATTGCATTGAGTTTGACCGTTACAAATACTTTGGCGTTCTCGAGATGCGACAAGTTTGGACAAGCATCGAATCTGGCGGGCAGTGCTATGTATTCCTCAGGAATTGCTGGAAATATTGCAAGCGCTACTATTGGAAGATTCTTTTCGAGATGA
- the Bcipp1 gene encoding Bcipp1, producing the protein MASKYTVRKIGAPNTLEHRIYIEKDGVPVSPFHDIPLYANEQQTILNMVVEIPRWTNGKMEISKEEMLNPIKQDVKKGKLRFVRNCFPHKGYLWNYGAFPQTWEDPNVIHPETKAKGDNDPLDVCEIGELVGYPGQVKQVKVLGVMALLDEEETDWKVIVIDVNDPLAPKLNDVEDVERHLPGLLRATNEWFRIYKIPDGKPENQFAFTGECKNKKYATDIVRECAEAWEKLITGKTTPGDVSTTNVTVKHSTSRVEANQLPPIPANENHAPAPIDPSIDKWFFISGAAA; encoded by the exons ATGGCTTCCAAATACACTGTCAGAAAGATCGGGGCTCCAAACACTTTGGAGCACCGTATCTATATCGAGAAGGATGGAGTTCCAGTTTCTCCTTTCCACGATATCCCCCTTTATGCCAATGAGCAACAAACTATCTTGAACATGGTCGTTGAGATCCCAAGATGGACAAATGGCAAGATGGAGATCAGCAAGGAAGAG ATGCTTAACCCAATC AAGCAAGATGTCAAGAAGGGCAAGCTTCGTTTCGTCCGCAACTGCTTCCCACACAAGGGTTATCTCTGGAACTACGGTGCCTTCCCTCAA ACTTGGGAGGACCCTAACGTTATCCACCCAGAAACCAAGGCCAAGGGTGACAACGATCCATTGGACGTTTGCGAGATTGGTGAATTGGTCGGATACCCTGGCCAAGTTAAGCAAGTCAAGGTTCTCGGTGTTATGGCCTTGCTCGATGAGGAGGAGACCGACTGGAAGGTCATTGTCATCGATGTCAACGACCCATTGGCTCCTAAGCTCAACGACGTTGAGGATGTTGAGAGACACCTTCCAGGTCTCTTGAGGGCTACAAATGAATGGTTCAGAATCTACAAAATCCCAGATGGAAAGCCAGAGAACCAATTTGCTTTCACTGGAGAGtgcaagaacaagaa GTACGCCACCGATATCGTCCGTGAGTGTGCTGAGGCTTGGGAGAAGCTCATCACTGGCAAGACCACCCCAGGTGATGTTTCAAC CACCAACGTCACCGTTAAGCACTCAACCAGCCGTGTTGAAGCCAACCAGCTTCCTCCTATCCCAGCCAACGAGAACCACGCTCCAGCTCCTATCGACCCAAGCATTGACAAGTGGTTCTTCATCTCTGGTGCTGCCGCTTAG